gtcttTAAGGAAACTCAAATTAATTGGAAGAAGAGACCGTTTGGTTATGAAAGCggagatgaggtgatgggaagctcaGAAGGAAAATTCAAGGGGGAGTTTTTTTACTCGCTCATTGACACTGCTCGAGTGTCCATTTTGCCACACAAGAAgtactctccactccaagttctccaattcattcatgaggcagagctgaaggacacttttcctaatgtgtgggtagctttgaggattctgatCATGCTGCCGGCCACAGTTGCGAGTGGTGAGCACAGCTTTTTGAAGCTCGGGCTCATTAAAACGTGTCTTGAATTGACAATGGCTGATGAGAGATTGACATCACTTGCTATTTTATTGCTTGAAAAGTCTTTGCAtctctctgatgctgtgcttcagttcgCGAGGGCAAAGGCAAGTAAAGCGACCTTCTGAACTAAAGGACTAGAGTTAACATTATAATGCTGTACCTATTGTAAcgctatttaatactggtccacccaacGTAGGTGCACAGTTCATTTCTTGATCTTAATACATTTCAgatattcttaaaattaaaaactttctATAAGCCTagaggaaatgattttttttatttgctcatatatggcatgaataaatacagatttacagattctagcatgcaaatttatcattTTATGTGACAGGGATACATCATTCATGCAAATTGTGTATCAAAGTCCTGAAATGGGCTACCAATACAATAAAGAAATAAGGTATTCAacagtttaacaaatggaggagTGACGGGGGAGCTGAAGACACTCCTTGTCTGGGGCACCATTTGGTTTAGGGACAATGCTGACCACAGATCTGATCTCATACAGCAGTTACCATGTTTCCATGTAAATTATGCATCACTGTTCTCCCAACCCAATTTCAGAGAATGGAAGGTTAATATTAAGAGGGATCTGGATAAATATGAACTGACTTTACATGTTAGCCTCTTAAAGTTAGCTTCATGAGCTATTATAGCAATTCACCAAATATTAAATGGCTTAAGCAGTCATTCCCATCTGActttcagctctgccactgttcaGACTAGCAGCGTAAACAACTAATCTCATAATCCCATGATGAATCCTCTGCTTTCCTCTCCTGTGTCTTGAAATGTCTCTCACTTTCTTCAAACTCCTCCTCAAAGCTCCCTTCTTTCAGTTAGCTTTCAGGCACTTTCGTGCTATTCAGTggcaaaaaaaacacattaatgcagagttaaggttgcttggtggtaTGTCGTCCCTGGTAGAATATTGAGTTAAGCAAAATTCTAACGTCTGAAACCAGGAAATTCACAGtaaaggttgcccatgcaaccttaactctgccctctttcagcaatgcTCCATTACGTCCCATTAACACATGTACCTTTACACTGCCTACCTCATCattgctgaaatgtacaagctcttcacCTCCTTTACAACCCATTCACTCTCACTCAGAGGATTCCATCTAATACTATTAAaggacaaagaggaaaaaaaagatcccccccactcccacctgaTATAACAAAATTTTGGTTAGACCAACTGCTGCCTACTCTGCTgaccaaaagaagactgagggaagatatgattgctctctctaaatatataaGAGGGATAAATAAcagagaaggagaggaattatttaagctcagtaccaatgtggacacaagaacaaatggatataaactggccatcaggaagtttagacttgaaattaggtgaaggtttctaaccatcagaggagtgaagttctggaacagccttccaaggggagcagtggaggcaaaagacatatctggcttcaagactaagcttgatacatttatggaggggatggtatgatgggatagcctaattttggcaattaattgatctttgactattagcggtaaatatgcccaatggcctgtggtaGGAcgctagatagggtgggatctgagtgactacagagagttctttcctggatgtctggctagttagtcttgcccacatgctaagggtttagctgatcgccatatttgggggtcgggaaagaattttcctccagggcagattggcagaggccctggggggttttcgccttcctttgcagcgtggggcacgggtcacttgctggaggattctctgcaccttgaagtctttaaaccacgatttgagtaCTTCAATAggtcagacataggtcaggggtttattacaggagggggtggggtgagattctgtggcctgcattgtgcaggaggtcagactagatgattgtaatggtctagtctgaccttaaagtctatgattctgtgttcacAGTAAACCACTccacaaaataaaaacatgttctATTATAACAGAGACACCCGCAGTGGGCTAAGGACCCCCATATCCTGGCTCAGATGAGTGGGGTAGGGAAGGGACTCAGACACCCATAGAAATGTAAGAGCCCCCCAGATATGGGCACACACAGGAAGGGAGCATGTGGGGCGGTTACCCTTACCCCTATTCTTCCCCAGTCCCCTGCCACTTATCCCCACGCCTCCCTTCCCAGTATTCCACCCCTCCACTACCCTTAGCACCCTCACCTGAGCCCCCAACCTTTCTCCTCACCCCTACAACCCATCCCCATTAATCCCCCTTCCTATAAGCCCCCTTTCCTTGCCACagccccaaaccctctccccctACTTCACCCGCTAATACTCCTCCCATCCATGGAAGCATTCACATGTCTAACATTTTCCCcaaatattttgtttacattCCCCCCAGTATACAATTGCCAACTATGATTCACAAATTGTTGCAACCTCCAGCCACCCAGGCCAAATCTTTTTTGGTTTTAGGTGGGGTCTTGTCATTAACTTATCCTTAGTtttgttaattgaagggtgaatTCACAGCCATTGATCTCAATGCGGTTTGTGATTCCTTCAATCATTAGTACCTCTCAGTTTAACAATACAGGGCAGCAGAAGGAAACCAGCTTTTTTGGCCAGGTGTGTAACCCAAATCTGGGTCACTCATGCTACCCCACACCCCTATGAGGCAAACTAGATTTCAAAGCAATGGAAGCATCTCTAGCTCtgagcaaaaataaaacacaaacaaaacagatcagcaggttacctgtctccagcacccagacacccagctcccaatgggatccaaacacaaattaaatccgttttactctgtataaagcttatacagggtaaattcatgaattgttcaccctctatatcacggatagagagacatgcacagctgtttgctcccccaggtattaaccacttactctgggtttattaataaacaaaagtgattttattaagtataaaaagtaggatttaagtggtttcaagtaataacagccagAACAACGTAAgtcacaaagaaaaataaaacaaaacacacaagtctaaacctaaatcattaagaaactgattacaggtaatagctcatcctcaaagatgttccaataagcttctttcacagactagtctccttcctagtctgggcccaatcctttcccctggtacattctttgttagatccagcagacatctcaggtggtaaacaggggttttctcatgactggcagccccttttgtcctgctccacccctttttaTGGCTTGGGCagaaggcgggaatcttttgtaagacccctagtctccattccccatgggctggcccacatgtacacaggaaggctttcaagtaactaGGGCCATTTACAGctgattgtttctggagcactcttaatggcctccacttaatatgtttacatcgtGTTACAAGTTTATagcttattctcctaactccagatatagaaataatacatgcaaacaagtaggatgaacacacttagtatATTACAAGCTTTTAATGACACCATACAAGAGTATTTagcgtaaagcatattccagttatgtcatattcataagcatacttccataaagcatatggagtgcaatgtcacaaaaCATCCTAgagactttttgaaaaataactaTATTTTTTATCCCAAATTTGGGTCACTAACCCTACTCTGCACCCTCCTAAGGCACACCAATTTTCAAAGGAATCCAGTAAGTGTGTCGATTTTAGGGGACTTTGAATTGTCAACCTGATTGCCAGCCTGTCAgcctgactaacctgattgccttctatgatgagataactggctctgtggatatggggaaagtggtgtacatgatatatcttgactttagcaaagcttttgacatggtctcccacagtattcttgccagcaagttaaaaaagtatggattggatggactatatggactataaggtggatagaaagctagctagatcgtcgggctcaacgggtagtgatcaacggctcaatgtctaattggcagctggtatcaagaggagtgctgggatgggatggattgcacctcaGCCAGTTCGCGgataacactaagctggggggagaggtagatatgctggagggtagggatagggtccatagtgacctagacaaattggaggattgggccaaaagaaatctgatgaggttcaataaggacaagtgcagagtcctgcactgccatgcactgctacaggctggggaccgaatggctaagcagcagttctgcagacaaGGACCTAGGGGATTacagtgaggggggatttgatagcagccttgaACTACCTtaaggtgggttccaaagaggatggagcttggctgttcagtggtggcagatgacagaacaaggaggaatggtctcaagttgcagttagggaggtctaggttggatattaggaaaaactatttcactaggagggtggtgaagcactggactgggttacctagggaggtggtggaatctccatccttaggggtttttaaggcctagtttgacaaagccttggctgggatgatttagttggggttggtcctgctttgagcagggggttggactagatgacctcctgaggtctcttccaaccctaacagTCTATGAACCTTTAAACAGAAGCTGTGACACAACGTTAAGTATAATAGCACTCCTGTGTCACTATAATTTGCTCACTGTCTTGCATCTGATTATACcaaccaaaaataaacaaacccctCTCCTGAAATATGTAACTTACAAATAAGATTATCacagaaacaaaatgaatcaTTGGACCTTGCTACAAGGATGCTCGATTCCTGCACCTTATTCTACCGCTGTCTCCTTTCCTTCCTATCCCTCATTTTGACCTGCTAGATATCTATTTTTAGCCATCCAGATTTTGGCCTCAACTTTCTGGATTCAGGGatttgagtgggattttcaaatgagcctaCATGATTTAGGAGCTTTGCCTTTTTCCTAAGTctcttaagtgcttttgaaaatcctatctcATGTTTTCTTCCTTGTCTGTACAATCAATAATAATTCATCATAACTGGCAAGGGAAGAACCAGAGTTTGTTTCTCATGTGGTGCAAATGGGGGAGTCAGTGGAAGCACTCAAAGGAGAGAGCGACGTGATTGAAGCAATGAGTTAGGAAGATGATGTTGGCTAAGTGGTACAAGGTTGCAGTACTTACGCCCAAAAGAGGAGGTTGCAGTAGACAAGGCATGAGCTGATGAGCAGTGTGGGCAGCGCTTTGGCAGGTTAAGGCAGAGAGAAAAGCTGAATCATTTAAGGAAAATGTGACATGATTTGGATACAGCCTGAAGTCCAGAGAACGCAACACCACAAATGACacccaggttacaggcctgagtgatGGGAAGATGGTGGTACTGTCAGGGACGAAGAGCCAAGAGTTTGGAAGGAAGATGAGTTCATTTTTGACTATATGCAGACtggtaaaactggtgtgagatcagcAGTAGGCTCTGCCTGTGTATGAAATAACACCTGAACAGAGCTGAGATACATTCTGCCCTGCAAGTAAATTATCTTTTTCTGTTATTCTTTACAATTTACTCAAGTGTGGGAGATTGCTGAAATCTGATCTTACCAGGAGGTGTAATAAACTGATGAGCTTCAGTTGCTGATTTAATTTCAGGTAGTGGAGCATTAGCGCATTGAGAGAAAGATGACAAGGGAAGCCTGGACTTCAGGTCAAGGTCCTGGCTAATCAAAAATAAAAGAGATGAGAGATCAGCTATTTCCTAGTAGTCACTGGAGCAATTATGATTAAGATCTGCTAATTTTGCACATAGAACAAGAAGGCTCTGTAGAGTGGATAGAAGGTTGGATGAGACTGTCTTGACTTGCACTGTCATGGGCTGCGTGGCGACGTTCATTAAGTCCATTGAATTTCATTGCATGGCCACTGAGTTCAGGAAGGTGGGCAGGGTTGCTGACTTGAGACCCTGTAATACGTATCTGATCTCTAACCACTACTTTTAGAGAGGCTGCAACAATTCCAAAACTCACTTCCTGTTTGGCAGTAGAGTTTGCATAGTAaaattggcctgattttcctctgacTTTGTCAATGGGATTACAGCAGGGTAAAACTAcagtaaatgagaggagaatcagacccactgtcTTTAATTTTTTCCTAATAGTTAATCTATTATTTTCTAGCTGACCCTGGAAGCTTTTGCTGTTCACATACACCAAAATACCTTCTACCACCCCAAGAATATATCTGCAGCCTTGAGTATTTTCTTTCATCAAGATTTCATCCTCTGAATTCCTTCTTAACAAGACCTGTAATTGCAACTAGAATTATAGCCCCTAGACAGCTGCGAGGTCTGGTTTCTAAAAAGTTTATCCTGTGTGCTTTCCTGGATTGAAAACAATACCAAGTTTACGCAAGGCAGGGGAATCAAATCCCATTTCTGATGTTGCAACATCCTGCCACCAACCTAGTGGCAAAGTAAGAGAATGCCCCCACGTGGAAATatgccttttctgggatctgaaactttattttcagttgtcttttgcagaccccttagacataaTCTGCAGACCATGAAACCACTGGTTTAGTAAAGGAGACCCTGAGTTCAGAACCCATCAGTTCTTCCATTCTCTTAAATTAATTGtgagctgctcagagcagggacCATGTGTGCTTTGTACAGTGTCCAGGACAATGCGGTCTAGATCCTGGATGGGGCCTTTGGATGCTACCACCAATAAAAAGGatacataaaataataatccTGGGGCTACCCCACTGTGATGTGATTTTGCCCTACAGGACAAAACCAAATACCCCTTTTTCCCTACTTCCCTAAACATTACCATCCTCATCACCTTGTGACACAGAGCTGCCCTCTGGGTTCTCCATGGTACCTCCCTCGCCTGCGGTGAGCCGCGTGCTATTCCCAGAGGGTGTGGTGCTCCCACCACATCTCTGTGACACCCAGGTCACTCTGGGGTCTTGGGGTCTCCAGAGACCAATGTGCGGGAGGAGTGGGGGCGGAGACTCAGTGCTAATTATGACATCTGAAACAGCTTATTGTGTTGTCTCTTGGGTGTCCAGGAAACGGGAGATACCAAACTCTCTGAAATAAGGGGGTGATCTCATGAGTCTTCTCCCTCATGCCTACCCCACACACCAGTTTATTGTGGAATCTCGCAGCGGTGGTGGATTTGCAGGCTCAGAGACAGAGCCTGTTCACGTTGCCTACCACCCTGCCCCCAGGAAGAGGCTGGGACCCACATGGTATGCTAGGTGCCATGTAGTGTCATGAGTTTATGAATGAATGACTTAACCCTACTGCCTGatctgccccttccctggcaAGCAGTATCTTTGCTTGAGCCTTCGCCAATGGACGAGGACAGGGGCTGATACTGAGAAGGTGGGGGCCAGGGttacagaaggaactgaggagtaaGAAACTGACATGTCTGGGTTTGGTGTGAGGAGTTGGGAAATTCTGAGGGCAGTAGCCAATCAGAGCAGAGGGGTGAAAGGATGGAGAGCACATTTCAGGTTACTATTAAAAGGACCATACAAGGTTAACTCAATAACAACCATAACCTGGGCTAATTAAACTCT
The genomic region above belongs to Caretta caretta isolate rCarCar2 chromosome 3, rCarCar1.hap1, whole genome shotgun sequence and contains:
- the SPATS1 gene encoding LOW QUALITY PROTEIN: spermatogenesis-associated serine-rich protein 1 (The sequence of the model RefSeq protein was modified relative to this genomic sequence to represent the inferred CDS: substituted 1 base at 1 genomic stop codon) translates to MRSPPYFREFGISRFLDTQETTQXAVSDVIISTESPPPLLPHIGLWRPQDPRVTWVSQRCGGSTTPSGNSTRLTAGEGGTMENPEGSSVSQGDEDGSQVSNPAHLPELSGHAMKFNGLNERRHAAHDSASQDSLIQPSIHSTEPSCSIQDLDLKSRLPLSSFSQCANAPLPEIKSATEAHQFITPPENKRDPDLEWTFYPRSGLHTYHIGKRCIFNGLFLRNKTSASERMLEMCLGRKKHEIDHRNGIAMVTPCDNNYSCPEHSRNFHKFGSTRPVVNFGCATYKRKADTFIPLQRLSRTPCMPFHVKEKQQELENERNDVKYLDRWKPAPTVLQALGATALAHRIRQRES